A section of the Amycolatopsis sp. AA4 genome encodes:
- a CDS encoding FAD-binding and (Fe-S)-binding domain-containing protein has protein sequence MSTENELLADLRANVRGEVHADVRRRAEYSADASNYRVVPQVVVLPRETGDVLATLEIARRHGVPLTSRGGGTSVAGNAIGPGIVLDFSRHLNRIVDLDPQARTAVVQPGVVLADLQRAAAPRGLRFGPDPSTHARATLGGMIGNNACGPHAIAYGRTADNVRELSVVDGTGRQFTAGSSDAVPGLAALIDTRLSLLRTEFGRFSRQVSGYSLEHLLPENGRSLARALVGTEGTLAVTLEATVDLVDVSPARLLVVLGYPDMATAGDVVPGLLPHRPLAVEGLDARLVDLVRNHRGTVPALPDGAGWLMIEVGGETEAEARHNAERLVKDSQALDHVVLAQGSEAAAMWRIREDGAGLAGRTPTGEQAWPGWEDAAVPPERLGAYLRDFDALLDEFGLEGLPYGHFGDGCVHVRLGLPLERDATVFRAFLTAAAKLVVGYGGSFSGEHGDGRARSELLPQMYSAETIELFGAVKNLFDPDDLLNPGVVVRPRPLDADLRRPQAHPLPVVAGGFSFAHDGGDFTRAVHRCVGVGKCRADNRAAGGFMCPSYLATRDEKDSTRGRARVLQEVANGTLVSGWSDAAVHESLDLCLSCKACGSDCPAGVDLAQYKSEALHRKYRHRIRPVSHYTLGRLPDWIRLLHRIPVLGPLVVNALMSIRPVEKALLALSGVDTRRRAPRFARRSFTRSRRRIREQGPEVVLWADSFSDGMDTDVAEAVAAVLADAGYRVLVPPRRPCCGLTWITTGQLDTARRKLRDLVQTLRPYAQAGLPIVGVEPSCTAVLRSDLLDLFPDNPDAKAVSGAVTTLAELLAKTEGWQAPDLSGVTVVAQPHCHHHSVLGYEADRALLAATGAELHTLAGCCGLAGNFGMERGHYDVSVAVAENALLPALRDNPGAVFLADGFSCRTQADQLAGVRGVHLAQLLKRR, from the coding sequence ATGTCCACCGAAAACGAGCTGCTCGCCGACCTCCGCGCGAACGTGCGCGGCGAGGTGCACGCCGACGTCCGCCGTCGCGCCGAGTACTCCGCCGACGCGTCCAACTACCGGGTCGTCCCACAGGTCGTCGTGCTGCCGCGGGAGACCGGCGACGTTCTCGCGACCCTAGAGATCGCCCGCCGGCACGGCGTTCCGCTGACCAGCCGAGGCGGGGGTACGTCGGTCGCGGGCAACGCTATCGGGCCGGGGATCGTGCTCGACTTTTCGCGGCACCTCAACCGCATTGTCGACTTGGATCCCCAGGCGCGGACCGCGGTCGTGCAGCCCGGCGTCGTCCTCGCCGACCTGCAGCGCGCCGCCGCACCGCGCGGGCTGCGTTTCGGCCCCGACCCGTCCACGCACGCCCGCGCGACGCTCGGCGGCATGATCGGCAACAACGCCTGCGGGCCGCACGCGATCGCCTACGGCCGGACCGCGGACAACGTTCGCGAACTCAGCGTGGTCGACGGGACCGGACGGCAGTTCACCGCGGGTTCGTCCGACGCGGTGCCTGGCCTCGCCGCACTGATCGACACCCGGCTCAGCTTGCTGCGCACCGAATTCGGCCGGTTCAGCCGTCAGGTGTCCGGATATTCACTCGAACATCTGCTGCCGGAGAACGGCCGGTCGCTGGCTCGCGCACTGGTCGGCACCGAGGGGACCCTGGCGGTCACGCTGGAAGCGACGGTCGACCTGGTCGACGTCTCCCCCGCTCGGCTGCTGGTCGTGCTCGGCTACCCGGACATGGCGACGGCCGGCGACGTCGTGCCCGGGCTGCTGCCGCACCGGCCGCTGGCGGTCGAAGGGCTCGACGCCCGGCTGGTCGACCTGGTGCGCAACCACCGCGGCACCGTGCCCGCGCTGCCCGACGGTGCCGGCTGGCTGATGATCGAGGTCGGCGGCGAGACCGAAGCTGAGGCCCGGCACAACGCCGAGCGGCTCGTCAAGGACTCTCAAGCACTCGACCACGTCGTGCTGGCGCAAGGCTCCGAAGCTGCCGCGATGTGGCGGATCCGCGAGGACGGCGCCGGGCTCGCGGGCCGGACGCCGACCGGCGAGCAGGCGTGGCCCGGCTGGGAAGACGCCGCGGTCCCGCCCGAACGGCTCGGCGCGTACCTGCGGGATTTCGACGCTCTCCTCGACGAATTCGGCCTCGAAGGACTCCCCTACGGCCACTTCGGCGACGGCTGCGTGCACGTCCGGCTCGGCCTGCCGCTCGAACGCGACGCCACGGTGTTCCGCGCGTTCCTGACCGCCGCCGCGAAGCTGGTCGTCGGCTACGGCGGCTCGTTCTCCGGCGAGCACGGCGACGGCCGGGCGCGCAGCGAATTGCTGCCGCAGATGTACTCGGCCGAAACGATCGAGCTGTTCGGCGCGGTCAAGAATCTCTTCGATCCCGACGACCTCCTCAATCCGGGCGTCGTCGTCCGGCCGCGTCCGCTCGACGCCGATCTCCGCCGCCCGCAAGCACATCCGCTCCCAGTCGTCGCGGGCGGTTTCTCCTTCGCGCACGACGGAGGCGACTTCACCCGCGCCGTGCACCGGTGTGTCGGAGTCGGGAAATGCCGCGCCGACAACCGTGCGGCCGGCGGTTTCATGTGTCCGTCTTATCTGGCCACTCGCGACGAAAAGGACAGCACGCGCGGCCGCGCCCGGGTGCTGCAGGAGGTCGCGAACGGGACGCTGGTGTCCGGGTGGTCGGACGCCGCGGTGCACGAATCGCTCGATCTGTGCTTGTCCTGCAAGGCCTGCGGCAGCGACTGCCCGGCCGGTGTGGACCTGGCGCAGTACAAATCCGAAGCCCTGCACCGGAAATACCGGCATCGGATCCGTCCCGTCTCGCATTACACGCTGGGCCGGTTGCCGGACTGGATCCGTCTGCTGCATCGAATCCCGGTGCTCGGCCCGCTCGTCGTCAACGCGCTGATGTCGATCCGCCCGGTCGAGAAGGCCCTGTTAGCACTGTCCGGAGTAGACACTCGCCGCCGGGCGCCGAGATTCGCCCGCCGCTCGTTCACCCGGTCCCGGCGCAGGATTCGCGAACAGGGGCCGGAAGTCGTGCTGTGGGCGGATTCCTTTTCGGACGGCATGGACACCGACGTCGCCGAAGCGGTCGCCGCGGTGCTCGCCGACGCCGGATACCGCGTGCTCGTCCCGCCGCGCCGGCCGTGCTGCGGGCTCACCTGGATCACCACCGGCCAGCTCGACACCGCCCGCCGGAAGCTCCGCGACCTCGTGCAGACACTGCGCCCGTACGCGCAGGCTGGGCTTCCGATCGTCGGCGTCGAACCGTCGTGCACTGCCGTGCTCCGGTCGGACCTGCTGGACCTGTTCCCCGACAATCCGGACGCCAAAGCGGTTTCCGGCGCGGTCACGACACTCGCCGAACTCCTCGCCAAGACAGAAGGCTGGCAAGCGCCTGACCTGTCCGGTGTCACAGTGGTCGCGCAGCCGCATTGCCACCACCATTCGGTGCTGGGCTACGAAGCCGACCGAGCCCTGCTCGCGGCGACTGGCGCGGAACTGCACACTCTCGCCGGATGCTGCGGACTCGCCGGCAACTTCGGCATGGAACGCGGCCACTACGACGTTTCCGTTGCGGTAGCGGAAAACGCGCTGCTCCCCGCGCTCCGAGACAACCCCGGCGCTGTGTTCCTCGCCGACGGTTTCTCCTGCCGCACCCAAGCCGATCAACTGGCCGGCGTACGCGGCGTCCACTTGGCACAGTTGCTGAAACGACGCTGA
- a CDS encoding GntR family transcriptional regulator: MSTSPAWDPVRGIAVDPASPEPLYFQVARQLRAAIDEGRLPAGSRLANELDLAAGLRLSRPTVRQAIQSLVNEGLLVRKRGVGTQVVRTKVARPLRLSSLFDDLAGLGETPSSEVLVNRVEPADAETVALLEAPELRQVRRLKRIRCTGGEPLAIMNNCLPDGILDVEDDELRSQGLYQLLRQAGIRLHSAQQSIGARLATEEDAVLLDESPGAALLTMQRTTYDETGRVVEYGWHVYRASRYSFNLPLTHGPQ, translated from the coding sequence ATGAGCACCAGTCCGGCCTGGGACCCGGTCCGCGGGATCGCGGTGGACCCGGCGAGCCCGGAGCCGCTGTACTTCCAGGTCGCGCGGCAGCTGCGGGCCGCGATCGACGAGGGCCGGCTGCCCGCGGGCTCCCGGCTGGCGAACGAACTGGACCTCGCGGCGGGGCTGCGGCTGTCCCGGCCGACCGTGCGGCAGGCGATCCAGTCGCTGGTCAACGAGGGTTTGCTGGTGCGCAAACGCGGCGTCGGCACCCAGGTGGTGCGCACTAAAGTCGCCCGGCCGCTGCGGCTGAGCAGCCTGTTCGACGACCTCGCCGGGCTGGGCGAGACGCCGTCGTCGGAGGTGCTGGTCAACCGCGTCGAACCGGCCGACGCCGAGACCGTCGCGCTGCTGGAGGCCCCCGAGCTGCGGCAAGTCCGGCGGCTGAAGCGGATTCGCTGCACGGGCGGCGAACCGTTGGCGATCATGAACAACTGCCTTCCGGACGGCATTCTCGACGTCGAGGACGACGAATTGCGCTCCCAAGGGCTCTACCAGCTGCTACGGCAGGCGGGGATCCGGCTGCATTCGGCGCAGCAGAGCATCGGCGCGCGGCTGGCGACCGAGGAAGACGCGGTGCTGCTGGATGAATCGCCCGGCGCGGCGTTGTTGACCATGCAGCGCACCACCTACGACGAAACGGGCCGGGTAGTCGAATACGGCTGGCACGTTTACCGGGCGTCGCGGTATTCGTTCAATCTGCCGCTGACGCACGGTCCCCAGTAG
- a CDS encoding enoyl-CoA hydratase/isomerase family protein, protein MSRYAQFENLRIDGPDEDGVIELVLDAPNLNAVSDAAHGELADVWREFDRDPEVKAVLLRGEGKGFSAGGSFDLVEKLANDFEARSRTMREARDLVYNVIDCSKPTVSAIHGPAVGAGLVAGLLSDISVAAANAKIIDGHTRLGVAAGDHAAICWPLLCGMAKAKYYLMTCRPMTGAEAERIGLVSLCVEEEDGLLPTAREIAHELANGAPNAIRWTKQSLNLWYRQLAGAIFDSSLALEFYGFAGPEVREGLASHRERRKPDFSRGHES, encoded by the coding sequence ATGAGCCGCTACGCGCAGTTCGAGAACCTGCGGATCGACGGGCCGGACGAGGACGGGGTCATCGAACTCGTCCTGGACGCGCCGAACCTCAACGCGGTCAGCGACGCCGCGCACGGCGAACTCGCCGACGTCTGGCGCGAGTTCGACCGCGACCCGGAGGTGAAGGCCGTCCTGCTGCGCGGCGAGGGCAAGGGGTTCTCCGCGGGCGGCTCGTTCGACCTGGTCGAGAAGCTGGCGAACGACTTCGAGGCCCGCTCGCGCACCATGCGCGAGGCCCGGGACCTGGTCTACAACGTCATCGACTGCTCGAAGCCGACTGTCTCGGCGATCCACGGTCCGGCCGTCGGCGCCGGCCTGGTCGCCGGGCTGCTGTCGGACATCTCGGTGGCCGCTGCCAACGCCAAGATCATCGACGGTCACACGCGCCTGGGCGTCGCGGCGGGCGACCACGCGGCGATCTGCTGGCCGCTGCTGTGCGGGATGGCCAAGGCCAAGTACTACCTGATGACGTGCCGTCCGATGACCGGAGCCGAGGCGGAGCGGATCGGGCTCGTGTCGTTGTGCGTCGAGGAGGAGGACGGGCTGCTGCCCACCGCGCGGGAGATCGCGCACGAGCTGGCCAACGGCGCGCCGAACGCGATCCGCTGGACGAAGCAGAGCCTCAACCTCTGGTACCGGCAGCTCGCGGGCGCGATCTTCGACTCTTCGCTGGCCCTGGAGTTCTACGGCTTCGCCGGTCCCGAGGTCCGCGAAGGCCTCGCCTCGCACCGCGAACGCCGCAAGCCGGACTTCTCCCGCGGGCACGAGTCCTAA
- a CDS encoding MaoC family dehydratase N-terminal domain-containing protein — MSEPEAWQPYALTSEEVLEPGLVAAFAALFDNGLPTPREGDELPPLWHWVALPRWPASSRLDRDGHPVRGDFLPPVELPRRMFAGGEVVVHRAPKVGETVHRRSTVDSVTEKSGRSGKLVLMQVRTELSGMDGTPYVEERQDMLYREAGQSSAPAVPETAAALQPGGSPFRRTDGQTWEFVTDPTLLMRFSAATANAHRIHYDWPYATRVEGYPGLVVHGPLMSLALAEVLRLDSPASRARRISHRNQAPLFCGQPAQLRVRPGTRSVALDLLGPSGPSTSLAVELAEEDG; from the coding sequence ATGTCCGAACCGGAAGCCTGGCAACCGTACGCCCTCACCAGCGAAGAAGTGCTCGAGCCCGGTCTCGTCGCCGCGTTTGCCGCGCTGTTCGACAACGGGCTCCCGACGCCGCGCGAAGGTGACGAACTGCCGCCGCTGTGGCATTGGGTCGCGCTCCCGCGCTGGCCGGCGTCTTCGCGGCTCGACCGCGACGGGCATCCGGTGCGCGGCGATTTCCTGCCGCCGGTGGAACTGCCGCGGCGGATGTTCGCCGGAGGCGAGGTCGTGGTACACCGGGCGCCGAAGGTCGGCGAGACCGTGCACCGACGCTCCACTGTGGACTCCGTCACCGAGAAATCCGGCCGCTCCGGGAAATTGGTGCTCATGCAGGTCCGCACGGAACTGTCCGGAATGGACGGAACGCCGTATGTCGAGGAACGCCAGGACATGCTCTACCGCGAGGCCGGGCAGTCCTCCGCGCCCGCGGTTCCGGAAACCGCCGCCGCGCTGCAGCCAGGGGGCTCGCCGTTCCGCCGGACCGACGGGCAGACCTGGGAGTTCGTCACCGACCCGACGCTGCTGATGCGGTTCTCCGCGGCCACCGCCAACGCGCACCGCATCCACTACGACTGGCCGTACGCGACGCGGGTCGAAGGCTATCCCGGCCTGGTCGTGCACGGACCGCTGATGTCGCTGGCGCTGGCCGAGGTGCTGCGGCTGGACTCCCCCGCCTCCCGGGCGCGCCGGATCAGCCACCGCAACCAGGCGCCGCTGTTCTGCGGACAGCCCGCGCAACTCCGGGTCCGGCCGGGCACCCGTTCCGTCGCGCTCGACCTGCTCGGTCCGTCCGGCCCGAGCACCAGCCTTGCCGTCGAGCTGGCCGAAGAAGACGGCTGA
- a CDS encoding GntR family transcriptional regulator, translating into MPETTGAGPRRGGPANLKSLAAHEIRRRVFSGQLRAGEKIDQEALADELGISKLPIREALITLDHEGVVEHIARRGAFVAQMTRDDIRDHYRVFGLVSGLAAERAAKNLSPESLQALHDLADRMESGVDRAEQERLNFDFHRRINYAADSRRLVSILGILAKTVTHGFYEAHEDWPGKAHEDHRKILNALSSRSAARARSIVEKHFSDGGDRAVALLEKQGFWDR; encoded by the coding sequence ATGCCCGAGACGACGGGTGCGGGACCGCGCCGCGGCGGCCCGGCGAACCTGAAATCGCTGGCCGCGCACGAAATCCGGCGGCGGGTCTTCTCCGGGCAGCTGCGGGCCGGCGAGAAGATCGACCAGGAGGCGCTGGCCGACGAACTCGGCATCAGCAAGCTGCCGATCCGGGAAGCGCTGATCACGCTCGACCACGAGGGCGTCGTGGAGCACATCGCCCGCCGGGGCGCGTTCGTGGCGCAGATGACGCGCGACGACATCCGCGACCACTACCGCGTGTTCGGCCTCGTGTCCGGTCTGGCGGCGGAGCGCGCGGCGAAGAACCTGTCGCCGGAAAGCCTGCAGGCCTTGCACGATCTCGCCGACCGGATGGAGTCCGGAGTGGACCGTGCCGAACAGGAACGGCTGAACTTCGATTTCCACCGCAGGATCAACTACGCCGCTGATTCCCGCCGTCTGGTCTCGATCCTGGGCATCCTGGCGAAAACGGTGACGCACGGGTTTTACGAGGCGCACGAGGACTGGCCCGGCAAGGCGCACGAGGACCACCGGAAGATTCTCAACGCACTCAGCTCCCGGTCGGCTGCGCGGGCTCGGTCCATTGTGGAGAAGCACTTCTCGGACGGTGGCGATCGTGCGGTGGCGTTGCTGGAGAAGCAAGGCTTCTGGGACCGCTGA
- the iolD gene encoding 3D-(3,5/4)-trihydroxycyclohexane-1,2-dione acylhydrolase (decyclizing): MRLTTAQALVRFLANQYSERDGVEHRLIPGCFGIFGHGNVAGLGQALLQVAHTGTFPYYLARNEQGQVHAAAAFAKMRNRLQTFACTASTGPGSTNMITGAALATTNRLPVLLLPSDVFAGRGPDPVLQQLEDARCGDVSVNDAFRPVSKYFDRITRPEQLIPAALGAMRVLTDPVETGAVTLALPQDVQAEAYDWPEDFFRRRVWHVDRAVPAPEAVARAAELLRSAKAPLIVAGGGVVYSEAWAELRAFAAATGIPVADTHAGKGAVPWDHPCAVGGLGSTGTSAANALAADADVVLGIGTRYSDFTTASHTVFGNPDVRFVNLNVARFDAAKHSAEMVVADARRGLEALSTALSGWQVSDAYRARTRQLADEWNRAADACFDLGHAPLPAQTEILGALNRSLDDSDVVINAAGSMPGDLQMLWRARDPKAYHVEYAYSCMGYEVAAGVGVKLAAPEREVVVLVGDGSYLMMAQELVTLIAERLKVIVVLVQNHGFASIGSLSESLGSQRFGTAYRYRADNGLLEGDVLPVDLAANAASLGATVLSASTVDEFRAAMKQAKANPVTTVVQVETDPLAPNPPGSAWWEVPVSEVSEVDSTRAAYETYVAEKRNQRRYL, from the coding sequence ATGAGGCTGACCACCGCGCAGGCCCTGGTGCGGTTTCTCGCCAACCAGTACTCCGAACGCGACGGCGTCGAGCATCGGCTGATCCCGGGCTGTTTCGGGATTTTCGGGCACGGCAACGTCGCCGGGCTCGGTCAGGCGCTGCTGCAGGTCGCGCACACCGGGACTTTTCCGTATTACCTCGCGCGCAACGAACAAGGCCAGGTGCACGCCGCGGCGGCGTTCGCGAAAATGCGCAACCGGCTCCAGACGTTCGCCTGCACCGCGTCCACCGGTCCGGGGTCCACGAACATGATCACCGGCGCCGCGCTGGCGACCACGAACCGGCTTCCGGTGTTGCTGCTGCCCAGCGATGTTTTCGCTGGCCGCGGCCCGGATCCAGTACTGCAGCAGCTGGAAGACGCGCGCTGTGGCGACGTTTCGGTGAACGACGCGTTCCGCCCGGTGTCGAAGTATTTCGACCGGATCACCCGGCCCGAACAGCTGATCCCGGCCGCGCTCGGCGCGATGCGGGTGCTGACCGATCCGGTGGAGACCGGGGCCGTCACGCTCGCGCTGCCGCAAGACGTCCAGGCCGAAGCCTACGACTGGCCGGAGGACTTCTTCCGCCGCCGCGTCTGGCACGTCGACCGCGCGGTGCCCGCTCCGGAAGCCGTGGCCCGGGCTGCGGAACTGCTGCGTTCCGCTAAGGCCCCGCTGATCGTCGCGGGCGGCGGCGTCGTGTACTCCGAGGCTTGGGCGGAATTACGCGCTTTTGCCGCCGCTACCGGGATTCCGGTCGCCGACACGCACGCGGGCAAGGGCGCGGTGCCGTGGGACCACCCGTGCGCGGTCGGCGGTCTCGGTTCCACGGGCACTTCCGCCGCGAACGCGTTGGCGGCGGACGCCGATGTGGTGCTGGGCATCGGCACCCGGTACAGCGACTTCACCACCGCTTCGCACACCGTCTTCGGCAACCCGGACGTGCGGTTCGTGAATCTCAACGTCGCCCGGTTCGACGCCGCGAAACACTCCGCCGAGATGGTGGTCGCCGACGCCCGGCGCGGGTTGGAAGCTTTGTCGACCGCGCTGTCCGGCTGGCAGGTTTCCGATGCGTACCGCGCGCGGACCCGGCAGCTCGCCGATGAGTGGAACCGCGCCGCCGACGCCTGTTTCGACCTCGGGCACGCTCCCCTGCCCGCGCAAACGGAGATCCTCGGTGCGCTGAACCGTTCGCTGGACGACAGCGACGTCGTGATCAACGCCGCCGGCTCGATGCCGGGCGACCTGCAAATGCTGTGGCGGGCCCGAGATCCCAAGGCCTACCACGTGGAATACGCGTACTCGTGCATGGGATACGAGGTCGCCGCGGGCGTCGGGGTGAAGCTGGCCGCGCCGGAGCGCGAGGTGGTCGTGCTCGTCGGCGACGGTTCGTACCTGATGATGGCGCAGGAACTCGTCACGCTGATCGCCGAACGGCTCAAGGTGATCGTCGTGCTGGTGCAGAACCACGGGTTCGCGTCGATCGGTTCGCTGTCGGAATCCCTGGGCTCGCAACGGTTCGGGACGGCGTACCGGTATCGCGCCGACAACGGACTGCTGGAAGGCGACGTCCTGCCGGTCGACCTCGCGGCCAACGCGGCCAGCCTCGGCGCGACCGTGCTGAGTGCGTCCACTGTGGACGAGTTCCGGGCGGCGATGAAGCAGGCCAAGGCGAATCCGGTGACTACGGTGGTGCAGGTCGAGACAGACCCGCTGGCGCCCAATCC
- the iolB gene encoding 5-deoxy-glucuronate isomerase — MNQFSLVITPESAGWGYSGLRVLELDGAETVSTGDAETLVLPLSGNCSVSVDGEKFELAGRTGVFDAVTDFAYLPRDAEAVLTGRGRFALPSAKTSKRLPARYGPASGVPTEVRGAGNCSRQVNNYCLPHTFDADQLLVCEVLTPGGNWSSYPPHKHDEAREGESELEEIYYFEVASGGMGYQRVYGTEERPIDILKEVRSGDVVLIPHGWHGPSMAAPGYDLYYLNVMAGPGPERAWLICDDPAHAWVRQTWEAQDVDPRLPFGGAR; from the coding sequence GTGAACCAGTTCAGTCTCGTCATCACTCCCGAATCGGCCGGATGGGGTTACTCCGGCCTGCGCGTCCTCGAACTCGACGGTGCCGAGACCGTCTCCACCGGCGACGCCGAAACGCTCGTGCTGCCGCTGTCCGGCAACTGCTCGGTGTCGGTCGACGGGGAGAAGTTCGAGCTGGCCGGCCGGACCGGCGTGTTCGACGCGGTCACCGATTTCGCTTACCTGCCAAGGGATGCCGAAGCTGTTCTGACCGGCCGGGGAAGGTTCGCCCTGCCCTCGGCGAAGACCTCGAAACGGCTGCCCGCGCGCTACGGACCCGCTTCAGGCGTGCCGACTGAAGTGCGTGGTGCGGGAAACTGCAGCCGTCAGGTCAACAACTATTGCCTGCCGCATACCTTCGACGCCGACCAGTTGCTCGTCTGCGAAGTCCTTACGCCAGGCGGGAACTGGTCGTCTTACCCGCCGCACAAACACGACGAGGCGCGCGAAGGCGAGAGCGAACTCGAGGAGATCTACTACTTCGAAGTCGCCAGCGGCGGGATGGGGTACCAGCGGGTTTACGGCACTGAAGAACGGCCGATCGACATCCTCAAGGAAGTCCGCAGCGGCGACGTCGTGCTGATCCCGCACGGCTGGCACGGTCCGTCGATGGCCGCGCCCGGCTACGACCTGTACTACCTGAACGTGATGGCCGGTCCGGGGCCCGAACGGGCGTGGCTGATCTGCGACGACCCCGCGCATGCATGGGTGCGCCAGACTTGGGAAGCCCAAGACGTCGATCCCCGGCTGCCGTTCGGAGGCGCACGATGA
- the iolC gene encoding 5-dehydro-2-deoxygluconokinase, whose translation MSTGFDLVTMGRIGVDLYPLQTGVGLEDVTSFGKYLGGSATNVAVAAARYGRASAVITKTGADPFGRFLRRALAGYGVDDRFVGTSPHLPTPVTFCEVFPPDEFPLYFYRFPKAPDLDLSPGELDLDAIRSAKVFWATVTGLSREPSRSATLAALEARGREGITVLDLDYRPMFWESREQAREWVGKALAHATVAVGNLDECDTAVALREPREAAKALRDKGISLAVVKQGPKGVLVADDAGEVEVPPVPVEVVNGLGAGDAFGGALVHGLLAGWTIERIMRFANAAGAHVAGALACSDAMPTEEQVLRRLGGTE comes from the coding sequence ATGAGCACGGGGTTCGACCTCGTCACGATGGGCCGGATCGGGGTGGACCTCTATCCGCTGCAGACCGGCGTCGGCCTGGAAGACGTCACCTCGTTCGGCAAATATCTCGGCGGCAGCGCCACCAACGTCGCGGTCGCCGCCGCCCGGTACGGCCGCGCCAGCGCGGTGATCACCAAAACCGGCGCCGACCCGTTCGGCCGGTTCCTGCGCCGCGCGCTCGCCGGGTACGGCGTGGACGACCGGTTCGTCGGGACCTCGCCGCACCTGCCGACGCCGGTGACGTTCTGCGAGGTCTTCCCGCCGGACGAGTTCCCGCTCTACTTCTACCGTTTCCCCAAGGCGCCCGACCTCGACCTCTCCCCCGGCGAACTCGACCTGGACGCGATCCGCTCCGCGAAAGTCTTCTGGGCGACGGTGACCGGGCTCTCGCGGGAACCGAGCCGCTCGGCCACGCTCGCCGCGCTGGAGGCCCGCGGCCGCGAGGGAATCACCGTGCTCGACCTCGACTACCGGCCGATGTTCTGGGAATCCCGCGAGCAGGCGCGCGAATGGGTCGGCAAGGCGCTGGCCCACGCCACGGTCGCGGTCGGCAACCTCGACGAATGCGACACCGCGGTGGCCCTGCGCGAGCCTCGGGAGGCCGCGAAAGCGTTGCGGGACAAGGGTATCTCGCTCGCCGTGGTGAAGCAGGGACCGAAGGGGGTGCTCGTGGCTGACGACGCCGGCGAGGTGGAAGTGCCGCCGGTGCCGGTGGAGGTGGTCAACGGGCTCGGCGCGGGGGACGCGTTCGGCGGCGCGCTGGTGCACGGGCTGCTGGCGGGCTGGACGATCGAGCGGATCATGCGGTTCGCGAACGCCGCGGGCGCGCACGTCGCGGGGGCACTCGCCTGTTCGGACGCGATGCCGACGGAAGAGCAGGTTTTGCGCAGGCTCGGAGGGACGGAATGA
- a CDS encoding FadR/GntR family transcriptional regulator produces MTSGRRGPPPELARVRRVSVVDSLVEEMTRKILGGEWPPGTALPSLRQFAASAGVSMLTVREAVRTLQARGWVETRQGVGTFVLEPAASRFVPWQLGASDVAEYQELIEAREALESTVIALAARRRTAGELAVLTDLVDRMAAALTDRDRFLEADAEFHVALAEAAHNRILLRSMLAIRLPLRRLMADRLREELTEHGDLTRSWEDHRAIAEGVRSGSPGPARAALARIAARARSYVDSPPPGFAARPSG; encoded by the coding sequence ATGACCTCGGGACGGAGGGGGCCGCCGCCGGAACTGGCCCGGGTGCGGCGGGTGAGCGTCGTGGACTCGCTGGTCGAAGAGATGACCCGCAAGATCCTCGGCGGCGAATGGCCTCCCGGGACCGCGCTGCCGTCGCTGCGCCAGTTCGCGGCCTCGGCCGGGGTGTCGATGCTGACCGTCCGGGAAGCGGTCCGGACCCTGCAGGCGCGGGGCTGGGTCGAGACGCGCCAGGGCGTCGGGACGTTCGTGCTGGAGCCCGCCGCCAGCCGTTTCGTGCCGTGGCAGCTGGGCGCTTCGGATGTCGCCGAGTATCAGGAACTGATCGAGGCGAGGGAAGCTCTCGAATCGACCGTCATCGCACTGGCCGCCCGCCGTCGAACCGCTGGTGAACTGGCGGTTTTGACGGACCTGGTCGACCGGATGGCAGCGGCTTTGACCGACCGAGACCGTTTCCTGGAAGCGGACGCCGAGTTTCACGTCGCGCTCGCCGAGGCCGCGCACAACCGGATCCTGCTGCGCAGCATGCTCGCGATCCGCCTCCCGCTGCGCCGCCTGATGGCCGACCGGCTCCGCGAGGAACTGACCGAACACGGCGATCTCACCCGGTCGTGGGAGGACCACCGAGCGATCGCGGAGGGCGTCCGGTCGGGCTCACCGGGACCGGCCCGCGCCGCACTGGCGCGGATCGCCGCCCGGGCCCGGTCCTATGTGGACTCGCCGCCGCCCGGGTTTGCCGCACGGCCGTCCGGGTAA
- a CDS encoding DUF3140 domain-containing protein — MATHETVDEDLWTEFHRVVNMTSRELADWLRTREAGPETEPLPDQAGPATGRKVLSILGKRKSDVNGNDVEVMRDVVDRVHASCRDDLEPVAGDAGWRQGLMSLGHDPMKPVRD; from the coding sequence GTGGCCACGCACGAGACCGTGGACGAGGACCTGTGGACGGAATTCCACCGGGTGGTGAACATGACCTCGCGGGAGCTGGCGGACTGGCTGCGCACCCGGGAGGCCGGCCCGGAAACCGAACCGCTGCCGGACCAGGCGGGCCCCGCGACGGGCCGGAAGGTGCTGTCGATCCTGGGCAAACGCAAGTCGGACGTGAACGGGAACGACGTCGAGGTCATGCGCGACGTGGTGGACCGCGTGCACGCCTCGTGCCGCGACGACTTGGAACCGGTCGCGGGGGACGCGGGGTGGCGGCAGGGGTTGATGTCCCTGGGGCACGACCCGATGAAGCCGGTGCGCGACTGA